In Carya illinoinensis cultivar Pawnee chromosome 10, C.illinoinensisPawnee_v1, whole genome shotgun sequence, one DNA window encodes the following:
- the LOC122278913 gene encoding uncharacterized protein LOC122278913, whose amino-acid sequence MGLLLWSLSMPILLTWFFCPPSLRAQSTYGSSRSAARALDVLLQDYAYRAFVHPKTGIPYDGIVPSNFTGIKITAVRFRSGSLHRRGFKMYKEFRIPIGVIEQPYVKRLVLVYQNLGNWSMVYYPLPGYTYLTPVLGLLAYSASNLSATGLPELNVTATGDPILIRFPDVKSPPHGAVTKCVLFDLHGYHNFSNVASGNTCSTIQQGHFSIVVESIAPSTQPISPTPSGGAPNAGPRLGGEGKKKSNSEVGIIVGSVLGGLALLVLLTFLVLWVQKFKHRKKMQQMERAADVGEALHMTIVGNAKAPVAMVTRTQPVLESEYAP is encoded by the coding sequence ATGGGGCTTCTTCTTTGGAGTCTCTCGATGCCTATTCTCCTGACGTGGTTCTTCTGCCCGCCATCCCTAAGGGCTCAATCGACCTATGGGTCTTCAAGAAGCGCTGCACGTGCTCTTGATGTGCTGCTCCAAGACTATGCTTACAGGGCTTTTGTTCATCCAAAGACAGGCATTCCCTATGATGGGATCGTTCCCTCAAATTTTACTGGGATCAAGATTACTGCAGTGAGGTTCAGGAGTGGTAGCTTACATAGAAGAGGTTTCAAGATGTACAAAGAGTTCCGCATTCCCATTGGAGTTATTGAGCAACCATATGTAAAGAGGCTTGTTTTGGTCTATCAAAACTTGGGCAATTGGTCTATGGTTTACTACCCATTACCTGGTTATACGTACTTAACTCCAGTGCTGGGTCTTCTTGCTTATAGTGCTTCAAACTTGTCAGCTACAGGTTTACCAGAATTGAATGTAACAGCAACTGGTGATCCCATATTAATTAGGTTTCCGGATGTGAAATCACCCCCTCATGGGGCTGTTACAAAATGTGTTTTGTTTGATTTGCACGGTTACCACAATTTCAGCAATGTGGCATCTGGTAATACTTGTTCAACAATTCAACAGGGGCATTTCTCCATTGTGGTCGAGTCTATTGCTCCTTCTACACAACCAATCTCTCCTACACCAAGCGGTGGAGCTCCAAATGCAGGTCCAAGATTGGGTGgtgaaggaaagaagaagagtaATTCGGAAGTTGGGATAATTGTTGGATCTGTGCTTGGTGGATTAGCGTTGTTGGTATTATTAACATTCCTGGTTCTGTGGGTGCAGAAGTTCAAGCACCGGAAGAAAATGCAGCAGATGGAGAGAGCTGCAGATGTAGGAGAAGCCTTGCACATGACAATCGTTGGGAATGCAAAAGCCCCTGTTGCGATGGTGACTCGAACACAACCAGTCCTTGAGAGTGAATATGCTCCCTGA